From the Oceanobacillus kimchii X50 genome, the window AGAAGAAGAAGCTCAAGAATATCTTGATAAATATGATGCAGCTCTAGCAGAATTAGAGGAAAAAGCAGGCAATTATGAAACAAGTCTTGTAACGATGTACAATGAAGGAAATCTATCAGGATTTGCAACAAATTCAAGATTTGGATACATTTATGACCTATATGGATTTGAGCCTGTAACGGAAGATATTGAATCTTCTTCTCACGGTTCTAACTTTGGTTTTGAAGCAATTCTTGATCTCGATCCACAAGTACTATTCGTCATTGATCGTACTGCAGCAGTTGATGGAGATTCCAACATTGAATCTGACCTAGAAAACGATATTATTAAACAAACGGCAGCTTATGAGAATGAAAACATTATTTACCTAGATGGACCTCTTTGGTATCTAGGTGGTGGCGGATTACAATCTGAACTGGATAAGATTGATGAAGTCCTTAATGAATTAAAGTAAATAGTTTATAAGGGAATCCGAACTTATTTCACATTATTTGTGAAGCAAGTTCGGATTTTTTGCGTTTTGATAATATTAGGGTATAGCTATCAAAAAATCTGATGAAACAAGTAATTTTTCCTTTTACATACGGTTGTGCTACAATTACGTCTAGAAAAGGGGGCTTTTGATGAAAATAGAAGTTTGGTCTGATTTTGTATGTCCATTTTGCTATATTGGAAAAAGAAGACTAGAGAAAGCATTAAATAAATTTGAACAAATTGATAAAGTTACAATAGAGTATAAAAGTTATCAATTAGATCCAAGTGCAAAACATATCCCAGGTAAAAATTTTTATGATACATTTTCTGAATTAAAGGGAGTTCCGCTTGATCAAGTAAAAAACATGAATCGTCAGGTAAAGGAACAAGCATCTGAGGTTGGTTTAGATTATAACTTTGATGATATGAAATATTCGAATACATTCGATGCTCATCGTGTTGCCAAGCTTGCAACAATGCGAGGCAAAGGGAAAGAAATAACGGAACGACTCCTGTATGCTTATTTTACAGAATCAGAATTACTAAGTGATCATCAGACTTTAATCAGATTAGCAGAAGAAGTAGGATTAAAAACCTCCGAAGTGCAAGAAGTGATGAACACTGAAAAATTTAGTAATCGGGTTAATGAAGATATTGATACAGCACGTCAAATTGGAGTCCAGGGAGTGCCTTTCTTCGTATTTAACGAAAAGTATGCAGTGTCCGGAGCACAGCCTGAAGAAGTATTTCATGAAGTGCTAACCAAAGTATGGCAAGAGGAGAAAGAAAATCCTAAATTGAAGACAATTCATACTGGAAATAGTGAAACTTCATATTGTACAGATGAAGACTGCGGTTGTTAATAACGTATTTAATTTTTATCGTAAAAGTAAGTAAAATTTGTTATCAAACTGTAACCAAATGCTTGTTTTTCCCGTTATAAGGCGATTTGTATTTATTACAGATAATTCTGACATTTGATAATGGAAATGATGTATGATTGAATGAAACCAGACTTACTTAAGAAATGAGGGATGTAGCG encodes:
- a CDS encoding DsbA family oxidoreductase, producing MKIEVWSDFVCPFCYIGKRRLEKALNKFEQIDKVTIEYKSYQLDPSAKHIPGKNFYDTFSELKGVPLDQVKNMNRQVKEQASEVGLDYNFDDMKYSNTFDAHRVAKLATMRGKGKEITERLLYAYFTESELLSDHQTLIRLAEEVGLKTSEVQEVMNTEKFSNRVNEDIDTARQIGVQGVPFFVFNEKYAVSGAQPEEVFHEVLTKVWQEEKENPKLKTIHTGNSETSYCTDEDCGC